One genomic window of Malaciobacter molluscorum LMG 25693 includes the following:
- a CDS encoding NAD(P)/FAD-dependent oxidoreductase, giving the protein MKEVVIIGGGYAGIYALRELVKNKNIKITLIDKHTYHNLQPEVYDLIANKSNFADVTIDLTTLCMGFNHNHLQFKNLKVRKIDKQKKKIYTEEKEIVDFDYLIMAAGTRTFFPPQIPGLNNADDIKKLHRAIDFKQSFEKQLFEKIRDEAKQCADTHIVVVGAGLSGVEIAAEMAYYSNKFFQRGNFSCDNLKISLISSSASILPGLTQQLINISQERLKSLGINIITSTKLEKVEDGYCYFSNGTKVNHSFVIFTGGVEASTLTKELNVGTNNRGQLIVNKYMQVIEHENIFAVGDIAEIRNNKDEVMPPNVTIARISGTLAGKNVLKSIEGKSLIKTNPKLDGILIALGGEYAAGNLFGVFHVKGKIAYFIKKYVFHSYRKPLLKLIKSGYNRFRKM; this is encoded by the coding sequence ATGAAAGAAGTCGTAATCATTGGTGGTGGATATGCAGGAATTTATGCACTAAGAGAATTAGTTAAAAATAAAAACATCAAAATAACACTTATTGATAAACATACTTATCATAATTTACAACCCGAAGTATATGATTTAATTGCTAATAAATCAAACTTTGCAGATGTTACAATTGATTTAACTACTCTTTGTATGGGTTTTAATCACAACCACTTGCAATTTAAAAATTTAAAAGTAAGAAAAATAGATAAACAAAAAAAGAAAATATACACAGAAGAAAAAGAGATTGTTGATTTTGATTATCTAATTATGGCAGCAGGAACAAGAACGTTCTTTCCTCCTCAAATTCCAGGCTTAAACAATGCTGATGATATAAAAAAACTTCATAGAGCAATTGATTTTAAACAAAGTTTTGAAAAACAACTTTTTGAAAAAATTAGAGATGAAGCAAAACAGTGTGCAGATACACATATTGTTGTAGTAGGAGCTGGGCTTTCAGGTGTTGAAATAGCAGCAGAAATGGCATATTATTCAAATAAATTTTTTCAAAGAGGAAATTTTTCTTGTGATAATTTAAAAATATCTTTAATAAGTAGTTCTGCAAGTATTTTACCAGGATTAACACAACAACTTATAAATATTTCACAAGAAAGATTAAAATCATTAGGAATTAATATAATAACAAGTACAAAACTTGAAAAAGTAGAAGATGGATATTGTTATTTTTCTAATGGAACAAAAGTAAATCACTCATTTGTAATTTTTACAGGTGGAGTTGAAGCTTCAACATTAACAAAAGAGCTAAATGTTGGTACTAATAATAGAGGTCAATTAATTGTAAATAAATATATGCAAGTAATTGAACATGAAAATATTTTTGCAGTTGGGGATATTGCAGAAATAAGAAATAACAAAGATGAAGTAATGCCTCCAAATGTAACAATTGCTAGAATTAGTGGAACTTTAGCAGGTAAAAATGTACTTAAATCAATAGAAGGTAAAAGTTTAATAAAAACAAATCCTAAACTTGATGGAATACTTATTGCACTTGGTGGTGAGTATGCAGCAGGTAACCTTTTTGGGGTGTTTCATGTAAAAGGTAAAATTGCATATTTTATAAAAAAATATGTATTTCACTCGTATAGAAAACCTCTACTTAAACTTATTAAATCAGGATATAATAGATTTAGAAAAATGTAA